GCAGGGGTCGAGCGCCACCCTGCCGGCCTCCGGCACTGGCTACAGGATCAAGGTCTACGACGGACTGGATTGCGACAACGGCTTCGATTGTCCAGGCTATTTCGGCACTGTGATTCCGCTGTTGACCGGCACGCCGGTGACCGGCATCGATTTCCAGTTGTCCGTCGGAGCGGGCATCAGTGGCGTGGTTCGGCGAGCCAGCGACAGCACGCCGGTCACTGACGGCTACGTCCGCGCCGTGCGCCTGGATGGCAACACCAGTGGCACTTCCGTCATTGCCGTGGATGGCAGCTATGCGATCACCGGCCTTCCGCCCGGCACCTACCGGGTCTATGCCGAAGCCTACGCGCCCACTGGCCTGATCGGTGCGGCGCTGGGGAACGTGCCCTGCAACGCGGATGACTGCCCCTTTGTTCCGTCCACCCTGGTGACCGTCGCAGCAGGAGCCAGTGTCGGTGCCACCAATCTGGCACTGGAAACTGCCGCCTCGCTGAGTGGCAATGTCAACGACAGCGCCAGCGCTGTGGTGCCCTTTGCCCAGATCGCACTGTATTCGGACGATCGCTACACGATCACCTACGCCCAGGCCGATGCCAGCGGCAACTTCAGCTTCCCCGCGCTCCGCGCCGGCACCTACCGTCTGCTGGCTGGGCCGGCCAGCACCGATCCGGTGAGCTTTCTGCCGATCTCCAGCACGCATGGCCAGGTCGCCTTCCCCAGCAGCTACTGCCCGGGAGCGATCTGCGAGCCCCTGAGTGCCAGTGCACCGATCACCGTTGTCGCCGGCACCCCCCAGACACTGCCCCAAATTACGCTGCCGATCCTCGGCACCATCAGCGGCCAAGTGCTGGAAAGCGGTACCGGCACGCCCCTTCAGGATGTCTCCATCGGCGTTTACAACAGCGCCCTGGGCGGCGTGGGCGCGGGCTACACCGACGCCGGCGGCAACTACACGATCCGCGGCATCCCGCCAGGTGTGTACTACGTCAGCGCCGATGCCCGGAGCGCCAACTATGTGCTCACCTACAATGGCAATGTGGTGTGCCCGAGCTTGGGATGTGACGAATTCGGCACGCCGGTCACGATCACCGCGGCCGGCCCCGGCAGCAGCGCCACGGTCAATTTCAGTCTGCAACGTGGCGGCAGCATCACCGGCACCATCACCGATGGACTGACTGGCGCACCGGCCTTGCGCAATCGCATGCGCATCGAGCTGTTCAATGGCAACAGCACCTACGCCCAGGCAGCCTTCCTGAACTGCACGCCGCCGACCACATCGACACCCGTCGCCTGTTCGTACACGGCCACCGGGCTGGCACCGGGTATCTACAAGGGCGTTTTTGCCAGCACCTCGGCGATCGGTTTTGTAGACACCGCCTTCGGCGGCACGCCCTGTCCGCGCGGCGGCTGCGATCAATCGGTGTTGCCACCACTGTTCGCCACCACCGGCAGCACCTTGTCCACGATCGACGTGATCATGCCGCGCGGCGCGCTGGTTCGCGGTACGGTCAGCGACGCCGGCAATCCACCCGATTGCCGCGCCTATGACCCCGCGACGGGCCTGGGGGGCTGCGGCGGCATTGGCTTCAACAACACCCTCGACAACTATGCCGGTTTCGCTCAAGTGGATCGCGCCGGCAACTACTATTCGCGCACCGGCTTCACCGCGGGCACGACGCTGTATGCGGCCACCTTCCTGCTGCGCAACAACTTCAGCTACGGCTTTGGCTATGTCGATCAGGCTTACAACGGCCTGAGCTGCCCCTATGGCAGCTGCGGCATCACCACCGGCACCGGCTTCACGGTGACCGGCGTCGATACCACCGGCATCGACTTCGCGCTGGTCAAGGGAGGCAGCATCTCGGGGCAGGTCTCGGCCAGCAGCGGCGGGACTCCCATCGCTGGCGTCGACATCAAGGTCTACGACAGCGCCGGGCGGCTCTCCGGCGTGGCCAAGAGCGTGGTCGGCGGCAGCTACCAGGTGTATGGGCTGTCGCCCGGCAGCTACTTCGTCACCACCACCAATGCGCTGGGCTATCTGGACGAGGCCTACAACAACATCGTCTGCGACCCCTTCTGCAACCCGCTCGACGGAACTGCCGTGGTAGTGTCCGGCTCGGCGACCACCGCCAACATCGACTTCGCGCTGGATCTCTCGGCCACGCTGCAAGGCACGGTCAGGCTGGGTGCAGCGCCCGCCGCCAATGTGCCGGTCGAACTCTACGGCGCCATCGGCAACCTGCTCCGCACCAGTTCGTCCGACGCCGCTGGCCTGTACACCTTCTCGGGCTTGCCGGCCGGTCGCTACTACGTGCGCACCCGTGACACCCTGGGCCGTGCCGATGATCTGTTCAGCGCACAATCCTGCGTGGGCAACGCCTGTCAGGTGCGCCTGGGCACTCCCATCGATCTGGCGCCGCCGACCACCTCATCGTTCACCGCCGATCTGACCCTGGCCACGCCCGCTGCCATCACCGGCACCATCACCGCCGCCAGCGGCGGCGCGCCCATCTCCGGCATCACGGTGCAGTTGCTCGCCGCCAGCGGTGCCGTGGCCCTGACCAGCACCAGCAATGGCGCCGGTGTCTATCGCTTCGATGGCCTGGCAGCGGGCAGCTACCACATGGTGACCCGCGGATCGACCGGTTTCATCGATCTGGCCTTTCCGTCGACGCCCTGCCCGGCTGCCTGCAACGGCCTCAACGGCAGCGCGATCCCGCTGACGGCAGGAACCACCCTGAGCGGCCAGAACTTCGTGCTCAACAGCGGCGGCTCGATCAGTGGCACCGTCAAGTCCGGGCCGGTTGCGCCCATCGTCGGCGCCACGGTGCAGGTCTACAACGGCCTCGGCATTCCGGTGGGGCAGATCTCCACCAACGCCTCCGGCAATTACCAGATCGATACGCTGCCCAGCGGCAACTTCTTCGTGCGCACGCAGCAATCGCTCGGCTTTGTCGACCAGGTCTTCAATGCCCTGCCCTGCAGCGGCTATTGCGATGTGCTGAGCGGCACGGCAGTCCCGGTCAGTTCGGGCCTGGGCACCGGTCTGGTCGATTTCACGCTGACCGGCGGCAGTTCGATCAGCGGTCGCGTGACCAATGCTGTCGGCGGCGCCGGCATCGCGCTGGCGCGGGTGGTGGCTTTCGATACCGGCGGCTTCATCGCCGGCCAGACGCAAACCAACGCCAGCGGCGATTACTCGATCGCCGGCTTGCAGCCGGGCACCTACCGCCTGCGCACGGCCAATCTGTCGGGCTTCGTCAATCAGGTGCACAGCGGCATTTCCTGCACCCCCACGCCCTGCCTGGCGCTGTCCGGTACGCCGATCGTGCTCGGTGCGGCACCGATCACCGGCATCAATTTCGCGCTGACCCCGGGCAGCACCATCTCCGGCACCGCCGGCGACACCTTCAACAATCCGCTGCCCACCGGCACCGCCTTGTTGCTGGACGCCACCGGCGCCGAAGTCGCGAGCACGCCGATCAGCAACGGCGTGTGGGAGTTCAACGGCGTCGCCAATGGCACTTACTACGTGCTGATCCGCAACAGCTCGGGCCTGGTCGATCAGCTCTATGCCAACGTGCCCTGCCCGGCCGGCGCCTGCAATGTGGCTGCACTGGGCACCCCGATCGTGCTCAGCAGCACGCGCACGCCGGGGGCGGTGAACACCGGGCCGGCCAACATCAATCTGCGCCTGCCTACCGGCCAGACCATCGCAGGCACCGTGCGCGATGCCGGCAGCAACGCCCCATTGGCAGGTGTGACCGTGTACTTCTTCAACAGCAGTGGCGCCGCTGTCGGCCAGGCCATCACCAACGGCGCCGGCCAATATCTCAGCGAAGGCAGCCTGCCCTCGGGCACCTATTACGCGGCCACTGCCAATGGCGTCAGTCGCGGCGCCGGCAACGGCTACGTCAACCGCCTGTACAACGGCCAGAACTGCCTGCTGGCCTGCAATGTCACCAGCGGCACGGCGATCAATGTCAGCACTGCGCCAGTCACCGGCATCGACTTCAACCTGGCCACCGCCGGACTGGGTCTGACCGGCACAGTGCGCGATGGCGCCGGCCAGCCGCTGCAACTGGTCGGCGTCGACATCTACGACAGCGCCGGGCGTCTGGCCGGCACGGCCACCAGCAATTCGCAAGGCGTGTATGCCGTCAAGGGTCTGCCGGCAGGCAACTACTACGCCCGCACCCGCAACAACCTCGGACTTCAGGACCGCCTGTTCGGTGGCGCCGTCTGCGGCAGTGGCTGCAATCCGCTGAGCGGCACGCCGATCGCCGTTCCGGCATCGGCCCAGATCGGCAATATCGATTTTGTGCTGACCCTGCCTGATCCGGTGTTTGCCAACGGCTTCGAGTAGCTGTCCATGCGCTGCGCCCTGGCCGACCAGGGCGCAGCGCCAGGCGGTGCTCCGGCGCGTCACCGCCCGGACAGCGCTGCGCGCAGTTCGGGCTACAAAGCCAAAGCGCTGCTTCGTAGCCCGTTGTGCGGCGAAGCCGCTCAGCGGGGCTCTGGTCGCGAGATGACCACCCACAGCAAACCGGATTGCACAGCAAGCCTGCGCTATCTTCGACGCTCCAAAATCGGGTTGGAGTGAGCGATGCGCGCAGCATGGAGCTTGTGTCTGCTGGCCGGCATGGCCGGTGCGCAGACACCCGGTACCGAGCCTGATCTCACCGACGTCGCCGCGGCGAACGCCATAGTCACGCTCGAAGCCCCGAGCGATCGCGCCGAGGCCATCCGCGCCGGCTACACCAAGTATGAGTACCGCATTCCGATGCGCGATGGCGTGCGCCTGTTCACTGCGGTTTATGTGCCCAACGATGCCAGCAAGGCCAAGACCTATCCGCTGCTGATGGTGCGCACGCCGTACTCGGTGGCACCCTACGGGCTTGATCGCTACAAGGCCACGCTCGGGCCCACCGAGGACTACGAGAAGGAGGGCTTCATCTTTGTCTTCCAGGATGTGCGTGGCCAGCACATGAGCGAGGGCGAATTCGTCAACATGCGCCCGCATCGCCCGAACAAGGCCGGCACCGAGACCGATGAATCCAGCGACAGCTACGACACCATCGAGTGGTTGTTGCAGCACGTGGCCCATCACAATGGCAAGGTCGGCCAGTGGGGCATCTCCTATCCCGGCTTCTACACCTCGATGGCGGCGATCGACAGCCATCCGGCGCTGAAAGCCGTGTCGCCGCAAGCACCGATCGCCGACTGGTGGCGCGGCGACGACATGCATCGCCACGGCGCCTTCAATCTGCAACTCGCCTATGCCTTCTTCTCCGGCTTCGGCAAACCGCGCCCCGCACCCACCGACGATGAATCCTGGGAGCGTTTCGATTTCGGTACGCCGGATGCCTGGCAGTACTTCCTTGAGCTTGGACCGCTGTCGAATGTCCCCGGACGGTTCAAGCAACCGGTGGCCTTCTGGAGCGATATCGTCGCTCACCCGGACTACGATGAATTCTGGAAAGCGCGCAGCATCCTGCCGCATCTGAGAAATGTCGGCGCAGCCACGCTGGTAGTTGGCGGCTGGTACGACACCGAAGATCTCTATGGCCCACTGCAGACCTACGCCGCCATCGAGCGTCTGAATCCCAAATCGCGCAACACGCTGGTGATGGGCCCCTGGCCGCATGGCGGCTGGGCGCGTGGCAAGGGCGATCGCCTGGGCGATGCCGAATTCGGCTTCAACACCGCTGAGTATTTCCAGCCGCTGGCACTGGCCTTCTTCAAGCAGCATCTCAAGGGCGCCGAGGACGCTGGACTGCCCGAGGCGCTGGTGTTCGAAACCGGAGCCAACCGCTGGCGCCGCTTCGAGCAATGGCCCCCGGCCGCAGCGCAAGCGCGTCGTCTGTATTTCCATGCCGAGGGCCGACTCGACTGGAATCCGCCCACCAGCGATGGTGCCGATGACTACCCCAGCGACCCGGCCAAACCGGTGCCCTACACCCAGGAGATCAGCCAGCGCTGGAGCCGCGACTACATGGCCGAGGATCAGCGTTTTGCCGCCCGCCGTCCCGATGTGCTGGTCTACCAGACCGCGCCGCTGGAACAGGATCTGACGCTGGCCGGCCCGCTGCACGCCGATCTCTGGTTCAGCACCAGCGCCACCGACGCGGACGTGGTGATCAAGTTGATCGATGTGTCACCCGGCGAGCCGCGTGGCTGGGACGAGAACGATTTCGAATCCGGCCGCAAGAACCGCGGCGGCCAGCAGACGCTGGTGCGCGGCGAACCCTTCCGCGGCCGTTACCGCGAATCCTACGAACGGCCGCTGCCATTCACGCCAGACCTCGCCACCCCGGTGAACTTCGCCATCAACGACGTCTTCCATACCTTTCAGCGCGGGCATCGCATCATGATCCAGGTGCAATCGAGCTGGTTTCCCTTCATCGACCGCAACCCGCAGACCTTTGTGCCGAACATCTTCGAAGCCAAAGCGGAAGACTTCGTGCGCGCCACCCACCGGATCCATCGCTCGCCGGAGCAGGCCAGCAGTGTCGAAGTGCGGGTATTGCCGGCAGCGGATGCGGCAGTCGATTGAGCGCCCCGACTGAAGGCGATCATCCGCAGATGCCGCGTCTGTAGCCCGGGTAAGCCGCAGGCGCACCCAGGAATACCAGCGATACCCCCGGGTGCGTCTGCGGCTTACCCGGGCTACAGCTACTCGCGG
The nucleotide sequence above comes from Rhodanobacteraceae bacterium. Encoded proteins:
- a CDS encoding carboxypeptidase regulatory-like domain-containing protein, which gives rise to MPRFLKSISLLIGLACACAQLSAQTLTDASASRLLRQAEQIAERGADRPGTKAEIDRQLTEIARLQLAAERGEIKLNPVSQQRLQMATEMLEAVPAAVTVDPRAPSALTTISGTVTAAAGGAPLQNVLVRAFEFSLGISVGGSGVVSAANTDASGNYTLTLPPGNYVVRAQGSSATLPASGTGYRIKVYDGLDCDNGFDCPGYFGTVIPLLTGTPVTGIDFQLSVGAGISGVVRRASDSTPVTDGYVRAVRLDGNTSGTSVIAVDGSYAITGLPPGTYRVYAEAYAPTGLIGAALGNVPCNADDCPFVPSTLVTVAAGASVGATNLALETAASLSGNVNDSASAVVPFAQIALYSDDRYTITYAQADASGNFSFPALRAGTYRLLAGPASTDPVSFLPISSTHGQVAFPSSYCPGAICEPLSASAPITVVAGTPQTLPQITLPILGTISGQVLESGTGTPLQDVSIGVYNSALGGVGAGYTDAGGNYTIRGIPPGVYYVSADARSANYVLTYNGNVVCPSLGCDEFGTPVTITAAGPGSSATVNFSLQRGGSITGTITDGLTGAPALRNRMRIELFNGNSTYAQAAFLNCTPPTTSTPVACSYTATGLAPGIYKGVFASTSAIGFVDTAFGGTPCPRGGCDQSVLPPLFATTGSTLSTIDVIMPRGALVRGTVSDAGNPPDCRAYDPATGLGGCGGIGFNNTLDNYAGFAQVDRAGNYYSRTGFTAGTTLYAATFLLRNNFSYGFGYVDQAYNGLSCPYGSCGITTGTGFTVTGVDTTGIDFALVKGGSISGQVSASSGGTPIAGVDIKVYDSAGRLSGVAKSVVGGSYQVYGLSPGSYFVTTTNALGYLDEAYNNIVCDPFCNPLDGTAVVVSGSATTANIDFALDLSATLQGTVRLGAAPAANVPVELYGAIGNLLRTSSSDAAGLYTFSGLPAGRYYVRTRDTLGRADDLFSAQSCVGNACQVRLGTPIDLAPPTTSSFTADLTLATPAAITGTITAASGGAPISGITVQLLAASGAVALTSTSNGAGVYRFDGLAAGSYHMVTRGSTGFIDLAFPSTPCPAACNGLNGSAIPLTAGTTLSGQNFVLNSGGSISGTVKSGPVAPIVGATVQVYNGLGIPVGQISTNASGNYQIDTLPSGNFFVRTQQSLGFVDQVFNALPCSGYCDVLSGTAVPVSSGLGTGLVDFTLTGGSSISGRVTNAVGGAGIALARVVAFDTGGFIAGQTQTNASGDYSIAGLQPGTYRLRTANLSGFVNQVHSGISCTPTPCLALSGTPIVLGAAPITGINFALTPGSTISGTAGDTFNNPLPTGTALLLDATGAEVASTPISNGVWEFNGVANGTYYVLIRNSSGLVDQLYANVPCPAGACNVAALGTPIVLSSTRTPGAVNTGPANINLRLPTGQTIAGTVRDAGSNAPLAGVTVYFFNSSGAAVGQAITNGAGQYLSEGSLPSGTYYAATANGVSRGAGNGYVNRLYNGQNCLLACNVTSGTAINVSTAPVTGIDFNLATAGLGLTGTVRDGAGQPLQLVGVDIYDSAGRLAGTATSNSQGVYAVKGLPAGNYYARTRNNLGLQDRLFGGAVCGSGCNPLSGTPIAVPASAQIGNIDFVLTLPDPVFANGFE
- a CDS encoding CocE/NonD family hydrolase, with the translated sequence MAGAQTPGTEPDLTDVAAANAIVTLEAPSDRAEAIRAGYTKYEYRIPMRDGVRLFTAVYVPNDASKAKTYPLLMVRTPYSVAPYGLDRYKATLGPTEDYEKEGFIFVFQDVRGQHMSEGEFVNMRPHRPNKAGTETDESSDSYDTIEWLLQHVAHHNGKVGQWGISYPGFYTSMAAIDSHPALKAVSPQAPIADWWRGDDMHRHGAFNLQLAYAFFSGFGKPRPAPTDDESWERFDFGTPDAWQYFLELGPLSNVPGRFKQPVAFWSDIVAHPDYDEFWKARSILPHLRNVGAATLVVGGWYDTEDLYGPLQTYAAIERLNPKSRNTLVMGPWPHGGWARGKGDRLGDAEFGFNTAEYFQPLALAFFKQHLKGAEDAGLPEALVFETGANRWRRFEQWPPAAAQARRLYFHAEGRLDWNPPTSDGADDYPSDPAKPVPYTQEISQRWSRDYMAEDQRFAARRPDVLVYQTAPLEQDLTLAGPLHADLWFSTSATDADVVIKLIDVSPGEPRGWDENDFESGRKNRGGQQTLVRGEPFRGRYRESYERPLPFTPDLATPVNFAINDVFHTFQRGHRIMIQVQSSWFPFIDRNPQTFVPNIFEAKAEDFVRATHRIHRSPEQASSVEVRVLPAADAAVD